One Jeotgalicoccus saudimassiliensis DNA window includes the following coding sequences:
- a CDS encoding TlpA disulfide reductase family protein, whose product MTGKKLIIAVVFIAFFLLIGISIGAVINMSDDQMRERSLKTLQDSEGRDNHHAVGLNLLNTGNKAVINSDEPLEEIIKNNEVTVVNFFASWCEPCKRETPELNEYAMETAESDIQVVGINIDDSVKNRDAFLDTYDVQYPVFELTDEAGMTDEFKISLMPTTFFVDSNGEVVRAYIGEIGPELITNYINYVKERQ is encoded by the coding sequence ATGACAGGTAAAAAGCTTATTATAGCGGTTGTTTTTATCGCCTTCTTCCTGCTCATCGGTATCAGTATCGGTGCGGTCATAAACATGTCGGACGATCAGATGAGAGAGCGGAGTCTTAAGACGCTGCAGGATTCCGAAGGGCGGGATAATCATCATGCTGTCGGCCTGAACTTATTGAATACAGGAAATAAAGCAGTGATTAACAGCGATGAACCGCTCGAAGAGATTATTAAAAATAACGAAGTAACTGTCGTTAACTTCTTCGCGTCCTGGTGTGAACCCTGTAAACGGGAAACACCGGAGTTGAATGAGTACGCAATGGAAACTGCGGAGAGTGATATTCAGGTCGTCGGTATAAATATCGATGACAGTGTAAAAAACCGCGATGCATTTCTGGATACTTACGACGTACAGTACCCGGTATTCGAACTGACTGATGAAGCCGGCATGACCGACGAGTTTAAAATCAGCTTAATGCCGACGACATTTTTCGTTGATTCAAATGGTGAAGTGGTACGTGCTTATATTGGGGAAATCGGACCGGAATTGATTACGAATTACATTAACTATGTAAAGGAGCGTCAATAA
- a CDS encoding c-type cytochrome, with amino-acid sequence MKKMLLTAGFSMVLLLGACGGNEENSEEARVPGAGQASAEDGEAVYRASSCFSCHGADLEGASGPNLQEVGSRLDREQIRTIIVDGTNVMPGGMVEDPKDLDALVEWLSEQK; translated from the coding sequence ATGAAAAAAATGCTGCTGACTGCAGGCTTTAGTATGGTACTTTTACTCGGGGCATGCGGCGGAAATGAAGAAAACTCGGAAGAAGCCCGCGTTCCGGGTGCCGGACAGGCATCGGCGGAAGACGGTGAAGCAGTATACCGTGCATCGTCGTGTTTCAGCTGTCACGGGGCTGACCTCGAAGGTGCCTCGGGACCGAATCTGCAGGAAGTCGGTTCGAGGCTGGATAGAGAGCAGATCCGTACGATTATTGTTGACGGAACAAATGTTATGCCAGGCGGTATGGTAGAAGATCCAAAAGACCTGGATGCACTGGTTGAATGGCTGTCGGAACAAAAATAA
- the prfB gene encoding peptide chain release factor 2 (programmed frameshift), protein MELSEVKNFLQHGRDKINDFRGLFDLEEKETQIQENEELMLDPDFWNDSDKAGEVIASNNHLKKIVDGFNSLKSSLDDIETSHELLREEYDEELAELLVESVKETSEAIEEYELNLLLSGEHDSLDAILELHSGAGGTESQDWAEMLLRMYQRYSESEGFKVETLDYQGGDEAGVKSVSISIKGPNAYGLLKAEKGVHRLVRISPFDSSGRRHTSFASCEVTPQFKNTDIEIEINTDEIKIDTYRSSGAGGQHVNTTDSAVRITHLPTGVVVTCQNERSQIKNREQAMQMLKAKLYQRKLEEQRAEIDDIKGEQKEIGWGSQIRSYVFHPYSMVKDHRTNHETGNTDKVMDGDLSPFIHAYLRWSM, encoded by the exons ATGGAATTAAGCGAAGTAAAAAACTTTTTACAGCACGGCAGAGATAAAATAAATGACTTCAGG GGTCTCTTTGACTTAGAAGAAAAAGAGACTCAAATACAGGAAAATGAAGAGCTTATGCTCGATCCGGATTTTTGGAATGACAGCGACAAAGCAGGGGAGGTTATTGCTTCAAATAACCATCTGAAGAAAATTGTCGACGGATTCAACTCGCTGAAAAGTTCACTGGATGATATTGAAACATCGCACGAACTGCTGCGTGAAGAATACGATGAGGAACTGGCCGAACTGTTGGTAGAATCCGTTAAAGAAACGTCGGAAGCAATAGAAGAGTATGAACTGAACCTGCTGCTGAGCGGTGAACACGATTCTCTCGATGCGATTTTAGAGCTGCATTCCGGTGCCGGCGGTACAGAATCACAGGACTGGGCGGAAATGCTGCTGCGTATGTATCAGCGTTACAGCGAGTCGGAAGGCTTTAAAGTGGAAACGCTGGATTACCAGGGCGGAGACGAAGCGGGCGTAAAGAGCGTGTCTATATCGATTAAAGGACCGAACGCCTACGGCCTGTTAAAAGCTGAAAAAGGTGTGCACAGACTGGTGAGAATATCACCGTTTGATTCATCCGGGCGCCGTCATACGTCATTCGCATCATGTGAAGTGACGCCGCAGTTTAAAAATACGGATATTGAAATTGAAATCAATACCGATGAAATTAAAATCGATACGTACCGTTCGAGCGGTGCCGGCGGACAGCACGTCAACACGACTGATTCAGCTGTACGTATTACGCACCTTCCGACCGGCGTAGTCGTAACATGTCAGAATGAACGTTCACAGATTAAAAACCGCGAACAGGCAATGCAGATGCTGAAAGCAAAACTTTATCAGCGTAAACTGGAAGAGCAGCGAGCGGAAATTGATGATATTAAAGGTGAACAGAAAGAAATAGGCTGGGGAAGCCAGATCAGAAGTTATGTCTTCCACCCGTACTCAATGGTTAAAGACCATAGAACAAATCACGAAACAGGTAACACTGATAAAGTCATGGATGGGGATTTATCGCCGTTTATTCATGCGTATCTGCGCTGGAGTATGTAA
- a CDS encoding YfbR-like 5'-deoxynucleotidase: MGVHQYFKSLNDLEKLVRCPGKFKYQEHNVAAHSFKVTKIAQYLGTVEEHHGNEINWRSLYEKALNHDYPEIFTGDIKTPVKYASLELNTLFMEVEETMTTKFIETEFPPEYQQIYKDRLKEGKDSTLEGQILSVADKIDLLYESFGEIQKRNPEPLFFEIYEESLATIKRFDHMVSVQDFLGNILTEMLSERFIPKDELFEITNSILNRE; the protein is encoded by the coding sequence ATGGGAGTACATCAGTATTTTAAAAGTTTAAATGATCTGGAGAAACTTGTCAGATGTCCGGGCAAGTTTAAATATCAGGAGCACAACGTCGCCGCACATTCATTTAAAGTGACGAAGATCGCGCAGTACCTCGGTACTGTTGAAGAGCATCACGGCAATGAAATTAACTGGCGTTCTTTATATGAGAAAGCATTAAACCACGACTATCCTGAAATTTTTACAGGTGACATTAAAACGCCGGTTAAATATGCTTCGCTTGAACTGAACACGCTGTTTATGGAAGTGGAAGAGACGATGACGACGAAGTTTATCGAAACTGAATTTCCACCGGAGTACCAGCAGATTTACAAAGACCGTCTGAAAGAGGGCAAAGACAGCACACTTGAAGGTCAGATTCTTTCAGTGGCAGATAAAATCGACCTGCTGTATGAATCGTTCGGTGAAATACAAAAGCGCAACCCCGAACCTCTGTTTTTTGAAATATACGAAGAATCGCTCGCAACGATTAAGCGATTTGACCACATGGTCTCCGTTCAGGATTTTCTTGGGAACATATTAACCGAGATGCTGTCGGAACGCTTTATTCCGAAAGATGAACTGTTTGAAATAACAAACTCAATTCTGAACCGGGAGTAG
- the secA gene encoding preprotein translocase subunit SecA, protein MGVLDKLFDGNKRELKTLRKQAQKVLELAPEIEKLSDDDIKNKTAEFQEQLKTAEGDRKKEEKMLDDMLAEAFAIVREASKRTLGMEPFEVQIMGGIALHKGDIAEMKTGEGKTLTATMPVYLNALTGRGVHVITVNEYLSEIQMAELEVLYNFLGLTVGLNLNAKNSTEKREAFAADITYTTNNELGFDYLRDNMVTYKQDRVLRGLNFTVIDEVDSILIDEARTPLIISGKAKERETYYVQAHQFSKMLKEEEDYTYDIKTRNIQLNESGMEKAEKWFKIDNLYDVQHVSLLHHINQALKANFSMERDVDYVVEDEGILIVDQFTGRTMKGRRFSDGLHQAIEAKEGVDIQNESRTMASITFQNFFRLFHKLSGMTGTAKTEEEEFMNIYNMRVTQIPTNKPVQRIDNTDRIYAAEEIKLRAVVEDVIERHRAGQPILIGTVAVETSELISNLLRKHGIRHNVLNAKNHGREAEIIKEAGKKGAVTIATNMAGRGTDIKLGEGVKELGGLAVIGTERHESRRIDDQLRGRSGRQGDVGESTFYLSLEDDLMRRFGSERIQAMMERMGMSEEELTSKMISRGVESSQKRVEGNNFDARKRLLEYDEVLRKQREIIYGERDEIIDHDDVSELLNDMIERSVQRTVEFYDLDNEEDIDYEQYVKTLTDMYLSEDDISIDDIRGRGPEEIYTVVMDKIKAHLAEKEETLGTEKMRLFERMMMLRTMDQKWVEHIDSMDQLRTGIHLRSYGQINPLREYQNEGIQMFENMLVSIEDDTSKFVLKTTVRTDEEMKREQVVDKKQMQTGDGKPKAKKQPVKRQVKVGRNDPCPCGSGKKYKNCHGQ, encoded by the coding sequence ATGGGTGTTTTGGATAAATTGTTCGACGGCAACAAAAGAGAGTTAAAAACGTTGCGTAAACAGGCACAGAAAGTGCTTGAACTTGCACCGGAAATAGAAAAATTAAGCGATGATGATATTAAAAATAAAACTGCTGAGTTCCAGGAACAGTTAAAGACTGCTGAAGGAGACAGAAAGAAAGAAGAGAAGATGCTCGACGACATGCTGGCGGAAGCTTTTGCGATTGTCCGTGAAGCATCGAAACGTACGCTCGGCATGGAGCCGTTTGAAGTACAGATCATGGGCGGTATCGCATTGCATAAAGGCGACATCGCAGAGATGAAAACCGGGGAAGGTAAGACGCTCACTGCGACGATGCCGGTGTATTTGAATGCACTGACAGGCCGCGGCGTGCACGTTATTACAGTCAACGAGTATTTATCTGAAATTCAGATGGCTGAACTTGAAGTGCTTTACAACTTCCTCGGTCTGACTGTCGGTTTAAACCTGAATGCGAAAAACAGCACGGAGAAACGCGAAGCATTTGCGGCGGATATTACGTATACGACAAATAACGAACTTGGGTTTGATTATTTAAGAGACAACATGGTGACTTATAAACAGGACCGTGTACTCCGGGGCTTAAACTTTACTGTTATCGATGAGGTCGACTCGATTTTAATCGATGAGGCGCGTACACCGTTAATTATTTCAGGCAAGGCCAAAGAGCGCGAAACGTATTATGTGCAGGCGCATCAGTTCTCAAAAATGCTTAAAGAAGAAGAGGACTACACATACGACATTAAAACGCGTAACATCCAGCTGAATGAATCCGGCATGGAGAAAGCGGAAAAATGGTTTAAGATCGACAACCTGTATGACGTTCAGCACGTGAGCCTGCTGCACCATATAAACCAGGCGTTAAAAGCGAACTTCTCGATGGAGCGCGACGTGGATTACGTCGTTGAAGATGAAGGGATTTTGATCGTCGACCAGTTTACAGGACGTACGATGAAAGGCCGCAGATTCTCAGATGGACTGCACCAGGCAATCGAAGCAAAAGAAGGTGTGGACATTCAAAATGAATCGCGCACGATGGCATCGATTACGTTCCAGAACTTCTTCCGTCTGTTCCACAAACTGTCAGGTATGACGGGGACGGCGAAAACGGAAGAAGAAGAGTTTATGAATATATACAATATGCGTGTGACTCAGATTCCGACGAACAAACCGGTTCAGAGAATCGACAATACTGACAGAATTTACGCAGCGGAAGAAATTAAGCTGCGTGCAGTTGTTGAAGATGTTATAGAGCGTCACCGTGCGGGGCAGCCGATTTTAATCGGTACCGTTGCGGTTGAAACGAGTGAGCTGATTTCAAATCTGCTGCGAAAACACGGAATTCGCCATAATGTACTGAATGCAAAAAACCACGGACGTGAAGCGGAAATTATTAAAGAAGCCGGTAAAAAAGGCGCGGTTACGATTGCGACGAATATGGCCGGACGCGGTACGGACATTAAACTCGGCGAAGGTGTGAAAGAACTCGGAGGGCTTGCAGTCATCGGTACGGAGCGCCACGAATCGCGCCGTATTGACGACCAGCTCCGCGGACGTTCCGGACGTCAGGGTGACGTAGGGGAAAGTACTTTCTACCTGTCGCTTGAAGATGACTTAATGCGCCGTTTCGGTTCTGAAAGAATTCAGGCGATGATGGAACGCATGGGTATGAGCGAAGAAGAACTGACGAGCAAAATGATTTCACGCGGTGTGGAATCTTCGCAGAAACGCGTTGAAGGAAATAACTTTGATGCGCGTAAACGACTGCTTGAATACGACGAAGTACTTCGTAAACAGCGTGAGATTATATACGGTGAACGAGATGAAATTATCGATCACGACGATGTGTCGGAACTGTTAAACGACATGATTGAACGCTCGGTGCAGCGTACGGTTGAGTTTTACGATTTAGATAATGAAGAAGATATCGATTACGAACAGTATGTAAAAACTCTGACTGATATGTATCTCTCTGAAGATGACATCAGTATTGATGATATCCGCGGCCGCGGTCCGGAAGAAATCTATACGGTTGTCATGGATAAAATTAAAGCGCATCTCGCTGAAAAAGAAGAGACGCTCGGTACTGAGAAAATGCGTTTATTCGAACGTATGATGATGCTCCGCACGATGGACCAGAAGTGGGTTGAACATATCGACAGCATGGACCAGCTGAGAACGGGAATCCATCTCCGTTCATACGGTCAGATTAACCCGCTCCGCGAATACCAGAATGAAGGTATTCAAATGTTTGAAAACATGCTTGTAAGTATTGAAGACGACACTTCGAAATTCGTACTGAAAACGACAGTGCGCACGGATGAGGAAATGAAACGTGAACAGGTCGTCGACAAGAAACAGATGCAGACCGGCGACGGCAAACCGAAAGCGAAAAAGCAGCCGGTAAAACGCCAGGTTAAAGTCGGCAGAAACGATCCGTGTCCTTGCGGCTCGGGAAAAAAATATAAAAACTGTCACGGACAATAA
- a CDS encoding DUF2198 family protein encodes MDLYWYMMAMVVPAATVVVFARLTHNKYVAVMLTFILFGASIYRGFYPSEWVIYIDSASIFAGYIIVEIFDLDNFNNEDEE; translated from the coding sequence ATGGATTTATACTGGTACATGATGGCTATGGTCGTACCTGCAGCGACCGTCGTAGTATTTGCACGGCTTACGCACAATAAATACGTTGCAGTGATGCTTACGTTTATATTATTCGGAGCATCGATATACAGAGGATTTTACCCGAGTGAATGGGTAATATACATAGACTCGGCATCAATTTTTGCCGGTTATATAATAGTAGAAATTTTTGACCTGGACAATTTTAATAATGAAGATGAAGAGTAG
- the uvrB gene encoding excinuclease ABC subunit UvrB — protein MADFELVSKFEPAGDQPQAIEELVEQINSGQRHQTLLGATGTGKTYTMSQVIQRVGKPTLIIAHNKTLAGQLYSEFKEFFPNNRVEYFVSYYDYFQPEAYVPSTDTFIEKDASINDEIDKLRHSATSSLFEGDDVIVIASVSCIYGLGNPDEYRDLVVSIRTGMELDRNQFLRKLVDIQYSRNDIDFKRGTFRVRGDIVEVFPASRDEQCIRVEFFGDEIDRIREIDYLTGEVYAEREHFAIFPASHFVTREEKMKVAIERIEKELEEQLKKFRAEDKLLEAQRLEQRTNYDLEMMREMGFCSGIENYSVHLTLRDLGSTPYTLIDYFKDFLIMIDESHVTVPQIRGMYNGDKARKQVLVDHGFRLPSALDNRPLMFSEFEEKAEQLLYVSATPGPYEIEHTDKMVEQIIRPTGLLDPTIDVRPSEHQIDDLMEEIQDRIDKNERVLITTLTKKMSEDLTTYLKEAGIKVQYLHSEIKTLERIEILRELRIGTYDVLVGINLLREGLDIPEVSLVTILDADKEGFLRSDRALIQTIGRAARNSNGHVIMYADKITDSMRYALDETARRRETQIAFNEKHNITPTTINKEIRDVISAHIEIKEDDKGRKKSATKKLTKSEREKLLEKLEQEMKEAARELDFETASELRDAIFEIQAEG, from the coding sequence ATGGCAGATTTTGAGTTAGTATCCAAATTTGAGCCGGCTGGTGACCAGCCTCAAGCAATTGAAGAGTTAGTGGAACAGATTAATTCCGGGCAGCGCCACCAGACACTCCTTGGTGCAACAGGTACCGGTAAAACATATACGATGAGCCAGGTCATACAGAGAGTCGGTAAACCGACGCTGATTATTGCCCATAACAAGACACTCGCAGGACAGCTGTACAGTGAATTTAAAGAATTTTTTCCGAATAACAGGGTGGAATATTTCGTCAGCTACTACGACTATTTCCAGCCGGAAGCATACGTGCCGAGTACCGACACGTTTATCGAAAAAGATGCTTCTATTAACGACGAAATCGATAAACTGCGCCACTCCGCAACGAGCTCGCTGTTCGAAGGCGATGACGTTATCGTTATTGCATCGGTCAGCTGTATATACGGTCTCGGTAATCCGGATGAATACCGGGATCTCGTTGTCAGCATACGGACAGGCATGGAACTCGACCGCAACCAGTTTTTAAGGAAGCTTGTAGATATTCAATACTCACGCAACGACATCGATTTTAAGCGCGGGACGTTCAGAGTGCGCGGGGATATCGTTGAAGTGTTCCCGGCATCACGTGACGAGCAGTGTATCCGCGTTGAATTTTTCGGCGATGAAATCGATCGTATCCGTGAAATCGATTATTTAACAGGTGAAGTGTATGCTGAACGTGAGCACTTTGCTATTTTCCCGGCATCCCACTTCGTTACGCGTGAAGAGAAGATGAAAGTGGCCATTGAACGCATTGAAAAAGAGCTGGAGGAACAGCTGAAGAAATTCCGTGCAGAAGACAAACTGCTCGAAGCACAGCGTCTGGAACAGCGCACGAATTACGATCTTGAAATGATGCGTGAAATGGGCTTTTGTTCAGGAATCGAAAACTATTCGGTACATCTGACGCTCCGTGACCTCGGTTCAACGCCGTACACGCTCATCGATTATTTTAAGGATTTTCTTATTATGATCGATGAATCGCATGTTACAGTTCCGCAAATCAGGGGAATGTATAACGGAGACAAGGCGCGTAAACAGGTGCTCGTCGATCACGGTTTCAGGCTGCCGAGTGCACTGGATAACAGACCGCTTATGTTTTCGGAGTTCGAGGAAAAAGCAGAACAGCTGCTTTACGTTTCAGCAACTCCCGGACCGTATGAAATTGAACATACAGACAAGATGGTCGAACAGATTATCCGTCCGACAGGACTGCTGGATCCGACGATTGATGTCAGACCGTCGGAACATCAGATCGATGATTTAATGGAGGAAATTCAGGACAGAATCGACAAAAACGAACGTGTACTGATTACGACGCTGACGAAGAAAATGTCGGAAGACTTAACGACGTACTTAAAAGAAGCCGGCATAAAAGTGCAGTACCTGCATTCGGAAATTAAAACGCTCGAACGTATTGAAATACTGCGCGAACTCCGCATCGGTACATACGATGTACTCGTCGGTATTAACCTGCTTCGTGAAGGGCTGGATATTCCGGAAGTATCACTCGTGACGATACTCGATGCAGATAAGGAAGGCTTCCTCCGTTCGGACCGTGCATTGATTCAGACAATCGGCCGTGCGGCGAGAAACAGTAACGGACACGTTATTATGTACGCTGATAAAATTACCGATTCGATGCGTTATGCACTCGATGAGACGGCAAGACGCCGTGAAACGCAAATTGCATTTAATGAAAAACACAATATTACACCGACGACAATCAATAAGGAAATACGCGATGTCATCAGTGCACATATAGAAATTAAAGAAGACGACAAAGGCAGGAAGAAGTCGGCAACGAAGAAGCTGACGAAGTCAGAACGCGAAAAACTGCTTGAAAAACTTGAGCAGGAAATGAAAGAAGCTGCGAGAGAACTCGATTTCGAAACAGCTTCCGAGTTAAGAGATGCAATATTTGAGATTCAGGCAGAAGGGTGA
- a CDS encoding CHAP domain-containing protein: MKKTVVSVATLTAITGVAATTVSADEYTISSGDTLWGIANEVGTTVADLKADNKLSSDVIFPGDVLTVKAEAAEEAPAPANNESTYTVKPGDTLWAIGAELSMDYNEIMKLNNLSSDLIFVGQELSIDGTATAAPAVEEVPAVAEVQAVEPAAEAVEEEPAVAEVQEVEPAVEVVEEEPAVAEVQEVEPAVAEVQEVEPAVEVVEEEPAVAEVQEVEPAAEVVEEEPAEPTAEEIAAAEQAEADRIAAEEAAAEQAEADRIAAEEAAAAEQAEADRIAAEEAAAAEQAEADRIAAEEAAAEQAEEDRIAAEEAAAEQAEADRIAAEEAAAEQAEEDRIAAEEAAAEQAEADRIAAEEAAAQKAAEEAAAQKAAEEAAAQKAAEEAAAQKAAEEAAAQKAAEEAAAEEAAAEQAEADRIAAEEAEAAAAERAAEQAAAEEAEEAEQPAAATPVSSVSNGKNWYSWGTCAWYVFEKRSAMGMSVGNNWGDAKSWASNAQSAGYSVNNTPSVGAVMQAPAYTNGAYGQGHVAIVERVNGDGSILVSEMQFGGGLGEKNTRTISASQVSSHNFIH; encoded by the coding sequence ATGAAAAAGACAGTAGTTTCAGTAGCAACTTTAACAGCAATTACAGGTGTAGCGGCGACAACAGTTTCAGCAGATGAGTACACAATATCAAGTGGAGACACTTTATGGGGAATAGCTAACGAAGTCGGCACAACAGTTGCAGATCTGAAAGCTGATAACAAACTTTCAAGTGACGTTATTTTCCCTGGGGATGTTCTTACAGTTAAAGCTGAGGCAGCTGAAGAAGCACCTGCTCCTGCAAATAATGAATCTACATATACAGTTAAGCCGGGAGATACGCTTTGGGCAATCGGAGCGGAACTTTCAATGGATTACAATGAAATCATGAAGTTAAACAACCTGTCATCTGATCTTATCTTCGTTGGTCAGGAACTTTCAATTGATGGAACAGCTACGGCTGCACCAGCTGTTGAAGAAGTACCTGCAGTAGCAGAAGTACAGGCAGTTGAGCCAGCTGCAGAGGCTGTTGAAGAAGAACCAGCAGTAGCAGAAGTACAGGAAGTTGAACCAGCTGTGGAGGTTGTTGAAGAAGAACCAGCAGTAGCAGAAGTACAGGAAGTTGAACCAGCAGTAGCAGAAGTACAGGAAGTTGAACCAGCTGTAGAGGTTGTTGAAGAAGAACCAGCAGTAGCAGAAGTACAGGAAGTTGAACCGGCTGCAGAGGTTGTTGAAGAAGAACCAGCTGAACCGACAGCAGAAGAAATTGCAGCAGCAGAACAAGCTGAAGCAGATAGAATTGCAGCTGAGGAAGCAGCAGCAGAACAAGCTGAAGCAGACAGAATTGCAGCTGAGGAAGCAGCAGCGGCAGAACAAGCTGAAGCAGACAGAATCGCAGCTGAGGAAGCAGCAGCGGCAGAACAAGCTGAAGCAGACAGAATTGCAGCTGAGGAAGCAGCAGCAGAACAAGCTGAGGAAGACAGAATCGCGGCTGAAGAAGCGGCAGCAGAACAAGCTGAAGCAGACAGAATCGCAGCTGAAGAAGCGGCAGCAGAACAAGCTGAGGAAGACAGAATCGCGGCTGAAGAAGCGGCAGCAGAACAAGCTGAAGCAGACAGAATCGCAGCTGAAGAAGCGGCAGCTCAAAAGGCAGCTGAAGAAGCGGCAGCTCAAAAGGCAGCTGAAGAAGCGGCAGCTCAAAAGGCAGCTGAAGAAGCGGCAGCTCAAAAGGCAGCTGAAGAAGCGGCAGCTCAAAAGGCAGCTGAAGAAGCAGCAGCTGAAGAAGCAGCAGCAGAACAAGCTGAAGCAGACAGAATCGCAGCTGAAGAAGCTGAAGCAGCTGCGGCTGAAAGAGCAGCAGAACAGGCTGCAGCCGAAGAGGCTGAAGAAGCAGAGCAGCCTGCAGCAGCAACTCCGGTATCAAGTGTTTCAAACGGTAAGAACTGGTACTCATGGGGAACTTGTGCATGGTACGTGTTTGAAAAACGTTCAGCAATGGGCATGAGCGTAGGAAATAACTGGGGAGATGCTAAGAGCTGGGCTTCAAATGCACAGTCGGCGGGTTACTCAGTAAACAACACACCTTCAGTAGGTGCGGTAATGCAGGCTCCTGCATACACAAACGGAGCTTACGGCCAGGGGCACGTTGCAATCGTTGAACGTGTTAACGGCGACGGATCAATCTTAGTATCAGAAATGCAGTTCGGCGGCGGATTAGGCGAAAAGAACACTAGAACAATCAGTGCTTCTCAAGTTTCAAGCCACAACTTCATTCACTAA